From Coffea arabica cultivar ET-39 chromosome 10e, Coffea Arabica ET-39 HiFi, whole genome shotgun sequence, one genomic window encodes:
- the LOC140015279 gene encoding mechanosensitive ion channel protein 6-like isoform X1: MEKFGKSHKNIHYPSAADQSRLPEDERLGLLDQTQNLNFSDSKNSNMTSAPVGTDSSAQNDVVIRINPRGGGERDREPTTISKETELTSSSSSSTSSQAQVSGANANAAKSNVWRDSSYDFSNDAAMRAIANNAKDFDFVTESPLSQRSPLSRIPESPNNFDQITPREVRVSFNENVAEPVRRRSNASGGIGRNGEPEEVLVCSGNSSFRRKSSLLMTKTKSRLLDPPEQDQRSQRLMKSGVLGKAGEIDEDDPFLEDDLPEEFKKMKFNTLTVLQLLGLILIVAALVCSLTIEVLKKQTIFELHLWKWELMILVLICGRLFSGWAIRVVVFLIERNFLLRKRVLYFVYGLRNAVQNCVWLALVLIAWHLIFDKKVERVTNGKILPYVTKIWVCLLVGTFIWLLKTLLVKVLASSFHVSTFFDRIQESLFNQYVIETLSGPPLIEIQQEQEEEERVLAEVQKLQNAGAKLPADLKANVLKSGKVIGTPRKSPTSATAMSAKSPTFSVVMSKKEEEKGITIDHLHRLNQKNISAWNMKRLMNIVRQGVLSTLDEKLQDSRGEDDTSVQITSENQAKAGAKKIFCNVAKPGSKYIHLEDLMRFMREDEALKTMHLFEGTNEGKGISKRALKNWVVNAFRERRALALSLNDTKTAVNKLHHMLNVLVAIVIVVIWLLILKVATTHFFIFLSSQILLVVFMFGNTCKTTFEAIIFLFVMHPYDVGDRVDIDGVQMVVEEMNILSTVFLRYDNQKIIYPNSVLSTKPISNYYRSPDMGDAIDFCIHVSTPLEKIALMKERITRYIENKSDHWYPAPMIVMRDVEDLNRLKWSIWLSHTMNFQDMGERWVRRALLVEEMIKIFKDLDIEYRMLPLDVNLRTMPALTSSRAPSNWAVFST, translated from the exons CGATGTCGTCATCAGAATCAACCCCCGAGGAGGAGGAGAGCGAGACCGAGAGCCCACCACTATTAGTAAAGAAACCGAGCTGACTTCTTCTTCGTCGTCTTCTACTTCTAGCCAGGCCCAGGTGAGTGGTGCTAATGCAAATGCTGCTAAAAGTAATGTCTGGCGAGACTCGAGCTACGATTTTTCTAACGATGCTGCCATGAGGGCCATTGCTAATAACGCTAAAGATTTCGACTTTGTAACCGAGTCGCCGTTATCTCAACGTTCTCCGTTATCTAGGATACCGGAGAGTCCTAATAACTTCGACCAGATTACTCCCAGGGAGGTTAGAGTCTCGTTTAATGAAAATGTAGCTGAACCGGTTCGCCGCCGGTCTAATGCCAGCGGCGGTATTGGGAGAAACGGTGAACCGGAGGAGGTATTGGTTTGCAGTGGGAACTCTTCGTTCAGGAGAAAATCGAGCCTGTTGATGACCAAGACGAAGTCGAGGCTGTTGGACCCACCGGAGCAAGATCAGCGGTCCCAGAGGTTGATGAAATCTGGGGTGCTGGGGAAAGCCGGTGAGATTGACGAAGATGACCCTTTCTTGGAGGATGATTTACCAGAAGAGTTCAAGAAGATGAAGTTCAACACTCTCACTGTGCTTCAGCTGCTGGGTCTGATTTTGATCGTTGCCGCTTTAGTTTGTAGCCTTACTATCGAAGTTTTGAAGAAACAGACTATTTTTGAGCTGCATCTGTGGAAATGGGAGTTGATGATTTTGGTGTTGATTTGTGGGAGGTTGTTTTCTGGATGGGCAATCAGGGTGGTGGTTTTCTTGATAGAGAGGAATTTTTTGTTAAGAAAGAGggttttgtattttgtttatGGTTTGAGGAATGCTGTGCAGAACTGTGTTTGGTTGGCTCTGGTTTTGATTGCGTGGCATCTTATTTTTGATAAGAAGGTTGAGAGGGTGACAAATGGGAAGATTTTGCCTTATGTTACTAAGATTTGGGTGTGCCTTCTGGTGGGAACATTCATTTGGCTTCTTAAGACCCTGCTTGTTAAGGTTTTGGCATCGTCTTTTCATGTTAGTACGTTTTTTGACCGGATTCAGGAGTCTTTGTTTAATCAGTATGTGATCGAGACATTATCCGGGCCACCGTTGATTGAGATTCAGCAGGagcaagaggaggaggagagggTCTTGGCTGAGGTCCAGAAGCTTCAGAATGCTGGTGCTAAGTTGCCTGCTGATCTCAAGGCAAATGTGTTGAAGAGTGGAAAAGTGATTGGTACGCCTCGCAAGAGTCCTACGTCTGCCACTGCCATGTCCGCAAAAAGTCCAACATTTTCCGTGGTCATGTCCAAGAAGGAAGAGGAGAAGGGTATCACGATTGACCATTTGCACCggttaaatcagaaaaatatttcAGCTTGGAATATGAAGAGGTTGATGAACATCGTTAGACAAGGAGTTCTGTCAACTTTAGATGAGAAATTGCAGGACTCAAGGGGTGAGGATGACACTTCTGTGCAGATTACGAGTGAAAACCAGGCAAAAGCTGGAGCAAAGAAGATATTCTGCAATGTTGCGAAGCCTGGCTCTAA ATATATCCATCTGGAGGATTTGATGCGCTTTATGAGGGAGGATGAAGCTTTGAAGACAATGCACCTATTTGAAGGCACAAATGAAGGCAAGGGGATCAGCAAACGTGCCCTTAAGAATTGGGTA GTAAACGCCTTTAGAGAACGGAGAGCACTTGCTTTATCATTGAATGACACAAAAACTGCTGTAAACAAGCTGCATCACATGTTGAATGTTCTTGTGGCAATAGTCATTGTTGTCATCTGGCTCCTCATACTGAAAGTTGCAACTAcccatttttttatctttttgagCTCTCAGATTCTTTTAGTGGTCTTCATGTTTGGGAACACCTGCAAGACAACATTTGAAGCAATTATTTTCTTATTCGTGATGCACCCATATGATGTGGGGGACCGTGTTGACATTGACGGAGTTCAG ATGGTGGTTGAGGAGATGAATATACTGTCAACAGTTTTTCTGAGGTATGATAACCAAAAGATCATATATCCAAACAGTGTCTTGTCTACAAAACCCATCAGCAACTACTACCGGAGTCCAGATATGGGAGATGCTATTGATTTCTGCATCCATGTTTCAACTCCGTTGGAAAAGATTGCTTTGATGAAGGAGAGAATAACTAG GTACATTGAGAACAAGAGCGACCACTGGTACCCGGCTCCCATGATAGTGATGCGCGATGTAGAGGACTTGAACAGGCTGAAATGGTCAATCTGGCTTTCGCACACGATGAATTTCCAAGACATGGGTGAGAGATGGGTAAGGAGGGCTCTTCTGGTCGAGGAGATGATCAAAATCTTCAAGGACCTTGATATAGAATACCGCATGCTACCCCTGGACGTGAATTTGCGTACCATGCCAGCTTTGACTTCGAGCAGAGCTCCCTCAAATTGGGCAGTTTTCTCTACCTGA
- the LOC140015279 gene encoding mechanosensitive ion channel protein 6-like isoform X2, giving the protein MEKFGKSHKNIHYPSAADQSRLPEDERLGLLDQTQNLNFSDSKNSNMTSAPVGTDSSAQNDVVIRINPRGGGERDREPTTISKETELTSSSSSSTSSQAQVSGANANAAKSNVWRDSSYDFSNDAAMRAIANNAKDFDFVTESPLSQRSPLSRIPESPNNFDQITPREVRVSFNENVAEPVRRRSNASGGIGRNGEPEEVLVCSGNSSFRRKSSLLMTKTKSRLLDPPEQDQRSQRLMKSGVLGKAGEIDEDDPFLEDDLPEEFKKMKFNTLTVLQLLGLILIVAALVCSLTIEVLKKQTIFELHLWKWELMILVLICGRLFSGWAIRVVVFLIERNFLLRKRVLYFVYGLRNAVQNCVWLALVLIAWHLIFDKKVERVTNGKILPYVTKIWVCLLVGTFIWLLKTLLVKVLASSFHVSTFFDRIQESLFNQYVIETLSGPPLIEIQQEQEEEERVLAEVQKLQNAGAKLPADLKANVLKSGKVIGTPRKSPTSATAMSAKSPTFSVVMSKKEEEKGITIDHLHRLNQKNISAWNMKRLMNIVRQGVLSTLDEKLQDSRGEDDTSVQITSENQAKAGAKKIFCNVAKPGSKYIHLEDLMRFMREDEALKTMHLFEGTNEGKGISKRALKNWVNAFRERRALALSLNDTKTAVNKLHHMLNVLVAIVIVVIWLLILKVATTHFFIFLSSQILLVVFMFGNTCKTTFEAIIFLFVMHPYDVGDRVDIDGVQMVVEEMNILSTVFLRYDNQKIIYPNSVLSTKPISNYYRSPDMGDAIDFCIHVSTPLEKIALMKERITRYIENKSDHWYPAPMIVMRDVEDLNRLKWSIWLSHTMNFQDMGERWVRRALLVEEMIKIFKDLDIEYRMLPLDVNLRTMPALTSSRAPSNWAVFST; this is encoded by the exons CGATGTCGTCATCAGAATCAACCCCCGAGGAGGAGGAGAGCGAGACCGAGAGCCCACCACTATTAGTAAAGAAACCGAGCTGACTTCTTCTTCGTCGTCTTCTACTTCTAGCCAGGCCCAGGTGAGTGGTGCTAATGCAAATGCTGCTAAAAGTAATGTCTGGCGAGACTCGAGCTACGATTTTTCTAACGATGCTGCCATGAGGGCCATTGCTAATAACGCTAAAGATTTCGACTTTGTAACCGAGTCGCCGTTATCTCAACGTTCTCCGTTATCTAGGATACCGGAGAGTCCTAATAACTTCGACCAGATTACTCCCAGGGAGGTTAGAGTCTCGTTTAATGAAAATGTAGCTGAACCGGTTCGCCGCCGGTCTAATGCCAGCGGCGGTATTGGGAGAAACGGTGAACCGGAGGAGGTATTGGTTTGCAGTGGGAACTCTTCGTTCAGGAGAAAATCGAGCCTGTTGATGACCAAGACGAAGTCGAGGCTGTTGGACCCACCGGAGCAAGATCAGCGGTCCCAGAGGTTGATGAAATCTGGGGTGCTGGGGAAAGCCGGTGAGATTGACGAAGATGACCCTTTCTTGGAGGATGATTTACCAGAAGAGTTCAAGAAGATGAAGTTCAACACTCTCACTGTGCTTCAGCTGCTGGGTCTGATTTTGATCGTTGCCGCTTTAGTTTGTAGCCTTACTATCGAAGTTTTGAAGAAACAGACTATTTTTGAGCTGCATCTGTGGAAATGGGAGTTGATGATTTTGGTGTTGATTTGTGGGAGGTTGTTTTCTGGATGGGCAATCAGGGTGGTGGTTTTCTTGATAGAGAGGAATTTTTTGTTAAGAAAGAGggttttgtattttgtttatGGTTTGAGGAATGCTGTGCAGAACTGTGTTTGGTTGGCTCTGGTTTTGATTGCGTGGCATCTTATTTTTGATAAGAAGGTTGAGAGGGTGACAAATGGGAAGATTTTGCCTTATGTTACTAAGATTTGGGTGTGCCTTCTGGTGGGAACATTCATTTGGCTTCTTAAGACCCTGCTTGTTAAGGTTTTGGCATCGTCTTTTCATGTTAGTACGTTTTTTGACCGGATTCAGGAGTCTTTGTTTAATCAGTATGTGATCGAGACATTATCCGGGCCACCGTTGATTGAGATTCAGCAGGagcaagaggaggaggagagggTCTTGGCTGAGGTCCAGAAGCTTCAGAATGCTGGTGCTAAGTTGCCTGCTGATCTCAAGGCAAATGTGTTGAAGAGTGGAAAAGTGATTGGTACGCCTCGCAAGAGTCCTACGTCTGCCACTGCCATGTCCGCAAAAAGTCCAACATTTTCCGTGGTCATGTCCAAGAAGGAAGAGGAGAAGGGTATCACGATTGACCATTTGCACCggttaaatcagaaaaatatttcAGCTTGGAATATGAAGAGGTTGATGAACATCGTTAGACAAGGAGTTCTGTCAACTTTAGATGAGAAATTGCAGGACTCAAGGGGTGAGGATGACACTTCTGTGCAGATTACGAGTGAAAACCAGGCAAAAGCTGGAGCAAAGAAGATATTCTGCAATGTTGCGAAGCCTGGCTCTAA ATATATCCATCTGGAGGATTTGATGCGCTTTATGAGGGAGGATGAAGCTTTGAAGACAATGCACCTATTTGAAGGCACAAATGAAGGCAAGGGGATCAGCAAACGTGCCCTTAAGAATTGG GTAAACGCCTTTAGAGAACGGAGAGCACTTGCTTTATCATTGAATGACACAAAAACTGCTGTAAACAAGCTGCATCACATGTTGAATGTTCTTGTGGCAATAGTCATTGTTGTCATCTGGCTCCTCATACTGAAAGTTGCAACTAcccatttttttatctttttgagCTCTCAGATTCTTTTAGTGGTCTTCATGTTTGGGAACACCTGCAAGACAACATTTGAAGCAATTATTTTCTTATTCGTGATGCACCCATATGATGTGGGGGACCGTGTTGACATTGACGGAGTTCAG ATGGTGGTTGAGGAGATGAATATACTGTCAACAGTTTTTCTGAGGTATGATAACCAAAAGATCATATATCCAAACAGTGTCTTGTCTACAAAACCCATCAGCAACTACTACCGGAGTCCAGATATGGGAGATGCTATTGATTTCTGCATCCATGTTTCAACTCCGTTGGAAAAGATTGCTTTGATGAAGGAGAGAATAACTAG GTACATTGAGAACAAGAGCGACCACTGGTACCCGGCTCCCATGATAGTGATGCGCGATGTAGAGGACTTGAACAGGCTGAAATGGTCAATCTGGCTTTCGCACACGATGAATTTCCAAGACATGGGTGAGAGATGGGTAAGGAGGGCTCTTCTGGTCGAGGAGATGATCAAAATCTTCAAGGACCTTGATATAGAATACCGCATGCTACCCCTGGACGTGAATTTGCGTACCATGCCAGCTTTGACTTCGAGCAGAGCTCCCTCAAATTGGGCAGTTTTCTCTACCTGA
- the LOC140015279 gene encoding mechanosensitive ion channel protein 8-like isoform X3 produces the protein MEKFGKSHKNIHYPSAADQSRLPEDERLGLLDQTQNLNFSDSKNSNMTSAPVGTDSSAQNDVVIRINPRGGGERDREPTTISKETELTSSSSSSTSSQAQVSGANANAAKSNVWRDSSYDFSNDAAMRAIANNAKDFDFVTESPLSQRSPLSRIPESPNNFDQITPREVRVSFNENVAEPVRRRSNASGGIGRNGEPEEVLVCSGNSSFRRKSSLLMTKTKSRLLDPPEQDQRSQRLMKSGVLGKAGEIDEDDPFLEDDLPEEFKKMKFNTLTVLQLLGLILIVAALVCSLTIEVLKKQTIFELHLWKWELMILVLICGRLFSGWAIRVVVFLIERNFLLRKRVLYFVYGLRNAVQNCVWLALVLIAWHLIFDKKVERVTNGKILPYVTKIWVCLLVGTFIWLLKTLLVKVLASSFHVSTFFDRIQESLFNQYVIETLSGPPLIEIQQEQEEEERVLAEVQKLQNAGAKLPADLKANVLKSGKVIGTPRKSPTSATAMSAKSPTFSVVMSKKEEEKGITIDHLHRLNQKNISAWNMKRLMNIVRQGVLSTLDEKLQDSRGEDDTSVQITSENQAKAGAKKIFCNVAKPGSKYIHLEDLMRFMREDEALKTMHLFEGTNEGKGISKRALKNWVVNAFRERRALALSLNDTKTAVNKLHHMLNVLVAIVIVVIWLLILKVATTHFFIFLSSQILLVVFMFGNTCKTTFEAIIFLFVMHPYDVGDRVDIDGVQSRLVVGYN, from the exons CGATGTCGTCATCAGAATCAACCCCCGAGGAGGAGGAGAGCGAGACCGAGAGCCCACCACTATTAGTAAAGAAACCGAGCTGACTTCTTCTTCGTCGTCTTCTACTTCTAGCCAGGCCCAGGTGAGTGGTGCTAATGCAAATGCTGCTAAAAGTAATGTCTGGCGAGACTCGAGCTACGATTTTTCTAACGATGCTGCCATGAGGGCCATTGCTAATAACGCTAAAGATTTCGACTTTGTAACCGAGTCGCCGTTATCTCAACGTTCTCCGTTATCTAGGATACCGGAGAGTCCTAATAACTTCGACCAGATTACTCCCAGGGAGGTTAGAGTCTCGTTTAATGAAAATGTAGCTGAACCGGTTCGCCGCCGGTCTAATGCCAGCGGCGGTATTGGGAGAAACGGTGAACCGGAGGAGGTATTGGTTTGCAGTGGGAACTCTTCGTTCAGGAGAAAATCGAGCCTGTTGATGACCAAGACGAAGTCGAGGCTGTTGGACCCACCGGAGCAAGATCAGCGGTCCCAGAGGTTGATGAAATCTGGGGTGCTGGGGAAAGCCGGTGAGATTGACGAAGATGACCCTTTCTTGGAGGATGATTTACCAGAAGAGTTCAAGAAGATGAAGTTCAACACTCTCACTGTGCTTCAGCTGCTGGGTCTGATTTTGATCGTTGCCGCTTTAGTTTGTAGCCTTACTATCGAAGTTTTGAAGAAACAGACTATTTTTGAGCTGCATCTGTGGAAATGGGAGTTGATGATTTTGGTGTTGATTTGTGGGAGGTTGTTTTCTGGATGGGCAATCAGGGTGGTGGTTTTCTTGATAGAGAGGAATTTTTTGTTAAGAAAGAGggttttgtattttgtttatGGTTTGAGGAATGCTGTGCAGAACTGTGTTTGGTTGGCTCTGGTTTTGATTGCGTGGCATCTTATTTTTGATAAGAAGGTTGAGAGGGTGACAAATGGGAAGATTTTGCCTTATGTTACTAAGATTTGGGTGTGCCTTCTGGTGGGAACATTCATTTGGCTTCTTAAGACCCTGCTTGTTAAGGTTTTGGCATCGTCTTTTCATGTTAGTACGTTTTTTGACCGGATTCAGGAGTCTTTGTTTAATCAGTATGTGATCGAGACATTATCCGGGCCACCGTTGATTGAGATTCAGCAGGagcaagaggaggaggagagggTCTTGGCTGAGGTCCAGAAGCTTCAGAATGCTGGTGCTAAGTTGCCTGCTGATCTCAAGGCAAATGTGTTGAAGAGTGGAAAAGTGATTGGTACGCCTCGCAAGAGTCCTACGTCTGCCACTGCCATGTCCGCAAAAAGTCCAACATTTTCCGTGGTCATGTCCAAGAAGGAAGAGGAGAAGGGTATCACGATTGACCATTTGCACCggttaaatcagaaaaatatttcAGCTTGGAATATGAAGAGGTTGATGAACATCGTTAGACAAGGAGTTCTGTCAACTTTAGATGAGAAATTGCAGGACTCAAGGGGTGAGGATGACACTTCTGTGCAGATTACGAGTGAAAACCAGGCAAAAGCTGGAGCAAAGAAGATATTCTGCAATGTTGCGAAGCCTGGCTCTAA ATATATCCATCTGGAGGATTTGATGCGCTTTATGAGGGAGGATGAAGCTTTGAAGACAATGCACCTATTTGAAGGCACAAATGAAGGCAAGGGGATCAGCAAACGTGCCCTTAAGAATTGGGTA GTAAACGCCTTTAGAGAACGGAGAGCACTTGCTTTATCATTGAATGACACAAAAACTGCTGTAAACAAGCTGCATCACATGTTGAATGTTCTTGTGGCAATAGTCATTGTTGTCATCTGGCTCCTCATACTGAAAGTTGCAACTAcccatttttttatctttttgagCTCTCAGATTCTTTTAGTGGTCTTCATGTTTGGGAACACCTGCAAGACAACATTTGAAGCAATTATTTTCTTATTCGTGATGCACCCATATGATGTGGGGGACCGTGTTGACATTGACGGAGTTCAG AGCCGGCTGGTTGTTGGATATAACTAG